One region of Hemiscyllium ocellatum isolate sHemOce1 chromosome 32, sHemOce1.pat.X.cur, whole genome shotgun sequence genomic DNA includes:
- the LOC132830794 gene encoding cyclin-dependent kinase 5 activator 1-like, translating into MGTVLSLSPSYRKAALFEDGSATVGQYTAVQNSKNCKEKNLKRQSLISVLPWKRIVAASAKKKSSKKVNPNSYQSNVTHLNNENLKKSLSCANLSTFAQPPPAQRLNQGSKGASTPKKSPRLGSATSPKRVIVQASTSELLKCLGEFLCRRCYRLKHLSPSEPVLWLRSVDRSLLLQGWQDQGFVAPANVVFVYMLCRDVISPELASEHELQASLLTCLYLSYSYMGNEISYPLKPFLVESCKEAFWDRCLSIIDAMSAKMLQINADPHFFTQVFADLKNECNQDDSGRMLIGLDR; encoded by the coding sequence ATGGGtaccgtgctgtctctgtcccctaGCTACAGGAAGGCGGCTCTGTTTGAGGATGGCTCGGCCACAGTGGGCCAGTACACGGCCGTGCAGAACAGCAAGAACTGCAAGGAGAAGAACCTCAAGCGGCAGTCCCTCATCTCGGTGCTGCCCTGGAAGCGCATCGTGGCCGCCTCGGCCAAGAAGAAGAGTTCCAAGAAGGTCAACCCCAACAGCTACCAGAGCAACGTGACCCACCTCAACAACGAGAACCTGAAGAAGTCTCTGTCCTGCGCCAACCTGTCCACCTTCGCCCAGCCGCCGCCGGCCCAGCGCCTCAACCAGGGCTCGAAGGGAGCGTCGACCCCCAAGAAGAGCCCCAGACTCGGCTCTGCGACGTCCCCCAAGAGGGTGATAGTGCAGGCGTCCACCAGCGAGCTGCTCAAGTGCCTGGGCGAGTTCCTGTGCCGCCGCTGTTACCGCCTGAAGCACCTGTCTCCCAGCGAGCCGGTGCTCTGGCTCCGGAGTGTGGACCGCTCGCTGCTCCTGCAGGGCTGGCAGGACCAAGGGTTCGTGGCCCCGGCCAACGTGGTCTTTGTTTACATGCTGTGCCGAGACGTGATCTCCCCGGAGCTCGCCAGCGAGCACGAACTGCAGGCCAGCCTCCTCACCTGCCTCTACCTGTCCTACTCCTATATGGGCAACGAGATCTCCTACCCGCTCAAGCCCTTCCTGGTGGAGAGCTGCAAGGAGGCGTTCTGGGACCGCTGCCTCAGCATCATCGACGCCATGAGCGCGAAGATGCTGCAAATCAACGCGGATCCCCACTTCTTCACCCAGGTCTTCGCCGACCTCAAAAACGAATGCAACCAGGACGACAGTGGACGGATGCTCATAGGCTTGGACCGGTGA